In Xylanibacter ruminicola 23, a single genomic region encodes these proteins:
- a CDS encoding deoxynucleoside kinase, with product MHIAVAGNIGSGKSTLTKLLAKHYGWEPRFEAVEHNPYLEDYYRDIHRWSFNMEVYFLKERFRDLITIAQADHTIIQDRTIYEGVYVFMENNRDMGNLSERDYETYMELFEQMMTVVKVPDLMIYLRASVPHLVSNIQKRGRDYEQSIQLEYLQNLNRRYDDFIKNKYPGRVITIEKDNLDFLNIPKDLSGIIDKIDATLFGLF from the coding sequence ATGCATATCGCAGTAGCAGGAAATATAGGTAGTGGCAAGTCTACGCTCACCAAGCTCCTGGCCAAACACTATGGCTGGGAACCGAGGTTCGAGGCCGTAGAGCATAACCCGTATCTCGAGGATTACTACCGCGATATTCACCGTTGGTCGTTTAATATGGAGGTGTATTTCCTGAAGGAACGCTTCCGCGATCTGATTACGATTGCTCAGGCTGATCACACTATTATTCAGGACCGTACCATCTACGAGGGTGTGTATGTGTTTATGGAGAATAACCGCGATATGGGTAACCTGAGCGAGCGCGACTACGAGACTTACATGGAACTGTTTGAGCAGATGATGACGGTGGTGAAAGTACCCGACCTGATGATTTATCTGCGTGCTTCGGTGCCCCATCTGGTTAGCAATATCCAGAAGCGTGGCCGCGACTACGAACAGAGCATACAGCTGGAGTATCTGCAGAACCTGAACCGTCGTTACGACGATTTCATTAAGAACAAATACCCCGGCCGTGTGATTACTATCGAGAAAGACAATCTCGACTTCCTTAACATTCCTAAGGACCTCTCTGGCATCATCGACAAAATCGATGCAACTCTCTTTGGACTGTTTTAA
- a CDS encoding aldo/keto reductase — MIYNEIGKTGMKVSNLGFGASSLGGVFHSIREEEGIEAVHTAVDNGINFIDVSPYYGHLKAETVLGKALKEIPHSKYFISTKVGRYGHNGVNTWDYSAKRAQESVYESMERLNVDYIDLINVHDIEFQGDMEGGLQLIVDETLPALVELREKGIVKHVGITDLQPENLKWVVEHAPEGTVESILNFCHYSLNDTLLADYLGFFEQHNVGVINASPFSMGLLSQRGAPAWHPAGKDLQEACAKAAKYCEEQGYPIDKLAIQFSTSLNPRIATTLFSSANPKNVLKNIQYVNEPMDEQLVKKVQEIIGDQMFVRWKNS, encoded by the coding sequence ATGATTTATAACGAAATCGGGAAAACAGGTATGAAGGTATCGAACTTAGGTTTTGGTGCCTCATCGCTGGGCGGCGTGTTCCATAGCATCCGCGAAGAAGAGGGAATAGAGGCTGTACACACAGCCGTTGACAATGGTATCAACTTTATCGACGTGTCGCCCTACTATGGTCACCTGAAGGCCGAAACCGTACTGGGCAAGGCGCTGAAGGAGATTCCACACAGTAAGTATTTCATATCTACCAAAGTGGGCCGCTACGGACATAACGGCGTGAACACCTGGGACTACAGCGCCAAGCGCGCTCAGGAGAGTGTGTACGAGAGTATGGAACGCCTGAACGTGGATTACATCGACCTGATTAATGTACACGACATTGAGTTCCAGGGCGACATGGAAGGCGGCCTGCAACTGATTGTTGACGAAACCCTGCCTGCACTGGTAGAACTTCGCGAAAAAGGTATTGTAAAGCACGTGGGTATTACCGACCTGCAGCCCGAGAACCTGAAGTGGGTGGTAGAGCATGCCCCCGAGGGTACGGTAGAAAGCATCCTGAACTTCTGCCACTACTCGCTGAACGACACCCTGCTGGCCGATTACCTGGGATTTTTTGAGCAGCACAACGTAGGTGTTATCAACGCCTCGCCATTCTCAATGGGCCTGCTGTCGCAACGTGGCGCCCCCGCATGGCACCCAGCTGGCAAGGATTTGCAGGAGGCTTGTGCCAAGGCTGCCAAGTACTGCGAAGAGCAGGGCTATCCTATCGACAAGCTGGCCATCCAGTTCTCAACCAGTCTGAATCCACGCATCGCTACTACCCTGTTCAGCAGCGCCAACCCCAAGAACGTGCTCAAGAACATACAGTACGTTAACGAGCCTATGGACGAGCAGCTGGTTAAGAAGGTACAGGAGATTATCGGCGACCAAATGTTTGTAAGATGGAAAAACTCATAA
- a CDS encoding anaerobic ribonucleoside triphosphate reductase — translation MIQTVKKRDGRIVGFNEQKVMAAIRKAMLHTDKGEDERLLYQITDRIAQRGESQMTVEEIQDLVEMELMKSSRKDVAQKYIAYRNQRSIARKAKTREVFLDIVNIKNNDVTRENANMNADTPAGMMMKFASETTKPFVDDYLLSEESRNAVEHNYLHIHDKDYYPTKSLTCVQHPLDNILQNGFTAGHGASRAAKRIETASVLACISLECAQNEMHGGQAIPAFDFYLAPFVRLSYIEELKALEDLYGESLQDLYDEPLMDYLKAPLDGLEGRDRARQHAINKTVARVHQAMEAFIHNMNTIHSRGGNQVVFSSINYGTDTSAEGRCVMREILLSTYEGVGNGETAIFPIQIWKKKRGVNYLPEDRNFDLYQLACKVTARRFFPNFLNLDASFNQDSEWRADDPKRFVHEVATMGCRTRVFENRFGPKTSIGRGNLSFSTINIVKLALECREEQDEQKRIDMFFAKLDQMLEITAKQLDDRFQFQKTAFAKQFPLLMQCLWIGADKLKPMDSIESVINQGTLGIGFIGLAECLVALIGKHHGESEEAQALGVKIVTYMRDRANEFCERYHHNYSVLATPAEGLSGKFTKKDRKEFGIVPGVTDRDYYTNSNHVPVYYKCSARHKAEVEAPYHNLTRGGHIFYVEIDGDATHNPQVIMSVVDMMDQLDMGYGSVNHNRNRCMDCGYENADDNLEKCPKCGSNNIDKLQRITGYLVGTTDRWNSGKLAELNDRVTHIDHSAQDQDLFK, via the coding sequence ATGATACAAACTGTAAAGAAGCGCGATGGGCGCATAGTGGGATTTAACGAACAGAAAGTGATGGCCGCCATACGTAAGGCCATGTTACATACTGACAAAGGCGAGGACGAGCGACTGCTGTACCAGATTACCGACCGTATTGCCCAGCGTGGCGAGAGTCAGATGACGGTAGAGGAGATTCAGGACTTGGTGGAGATGGAGCTGATGAAGTCGAGTCGTAAGGACGTGGCTCAGAAGTACATTGCCTACCGCAACCAGCGCTCGATTGCCCGTAAGGCCAAGACTCGCGAGGTGTTCCTGGATATCGTGAACATTAAGAATAACGATGTGACGCGCGAAAACGCCAACATGAACGCCGATACACCTGCGGGCATGATGATGAAGTTTGCCAGCGAGACTACCAAGCCATTCGTAGACGACTATCTGCTGAGCGAGGAGAGTCGCAACGCCGTTGAGCATAACTATCTGCACATTCACGATAAGGATTACTATCCTACCAAGAGTCTTACTTGCGTGCAGCACCCATTGGACAACATCCTGCAGAACGGTTTTACTGCCGGACATGGTGCCTCGCGTGCTGCCAAGCGTATCGAGACGGCCAGCGTACTGGCTTGTATCTCGTTGGAGTGCGCTCAGAACGAGATGCACGGCGGACAGGCTATTCCTGCCTTCGACTTTTATCTGGCACCATTCGTGCGCCTGAGCTATATCGAGGAACTGAAAGCACTCGAAGACCTGTATGGTGAGAGCTTACAGGACTTGTACGACGAGCCTTTGATGGACTATCTCAAGGCCCCTCTGGATGGCCTGGAGGGTAGAGATCGTGCCCGTCAGCATGCCATCAACAAAACGGTGGCCCGTGTACATCAGGCCATGGAGGCATTTATCCACAATATGAACACAATCCACTCGCGTGGTGGTAACCAGGTGGTGTTCTCGAGTATCAACTACGGTACCGACACCAGTGCCGAGGGCCGTTGCGTGATGCGCGAGATACTGCTGAGCACCTACGAGGGTGTGGGTAACGGCGAAACAGCTATCTTTCCCATTCAGATCTGGAAAAAGAAGCGCGGCGTGAACTACCTGCCCGAGGATCGCAACTTCGATCTGTATCAGTTGGCATGTAAGGTTACAGCCCGCCGATTCTTCCCTAACTTCCTGAACCTGGATGCAAGCTTTAACCAGGACAGCGAGTGGCGTGCCGACGATCCTAAGCGCTTTGTGCACGAGGTGGCTACGATGGGATGCCGCACACGTGTGTTCGAGAACCGATTCGGACCTAAGACCAGTATCGGTCGTGGTAACCTGAGCTTCTCGACTATCAACATTGTAAAGCTGGCCCTGGAGTGCCGCGAGGAGCAGGACGAGCAGAAGCGTATCGACATGTTCTTTGCCAAGCTGGATCAGATGCTGGAGATTACTGCCAAGCAGTTGGACGACCGCTTCCAGTTCCAGAAGACAGCCTTTGCCAAGCAGTTCCCCCTGCTGATGCAGTGCCTGTGGATTGGTGCCGACAAGCTGAAGCCTATGGACAGCATTGAGAGCGTGATTAACCAGGGTACACTGGGTATCGGCTTTATCGGACTGGCTGAGTGCTTGGTAGCCCTGATTGGCAAGCATCACGGCGAGAGCGAAGAAGCACAGGCGCTGGGTGTGAAGATTGTTACTTACATGCGCGACCGTGCTAACGAGTTCTGCGAGCGCTACCACCACAACTACTCGGTACTGGCCACACCAGCCGAGGGATTGAGCGGAAAGTTTACCAAGAAGGACCGTAAGGAGTTTGGTATCGTGCCCGGCGTAACCGATCGCGATTACTATACCAATTCTAACCACGTGCCCGTATATTATAAATGTAGTGCACGCCACAAGGCCGAGGTTGAGGCTCCTTACCACAACCTGACTCGTGGTGGACACATCTTCTACGTAGAGATTGACGGCGACGCTACCCACAACCCACAGGTAATTATGAGCGTGGTTGACATGATGGACCAGCTGGATATGGGTTACGGCAGTGTAAACCACAACCGCAACCGCTGCATGGACTGCGGCTACGAGAATGCCGACGACAACCTGGAGAAGTGTCCTAAGTGCGGTAGTAACAACATTGATAAGTTGCAGCGTATTACCGGCTATCTGGTAGGTACTACCGATCGCTGGAACAGCGGCAAGCTGGCCGAGCTGAACGATCGTGTAACCCACATCGACCACAGCGCACAGGATCAGGACTTGTTTAAATGA
- a CDS encoding SufE family protein, which translates to MTINEIQDEIIDEFSGFDDWMDKYQLLIDLGNEQEPLDDKYKTEQNLIDGCQSRVWLQADLVDGNIHFSAESDALIVKGIVALLIRVLSDHTPQEILNADLYFIEQIGLKEHLSPTRSNGLLAMVKQIKMYALAFNETLKN; encoded by the coding sequence ATGACAATAAACGAAATACAAGACGAGATTATCGACGAGTTCAGTGGTTTCGACGACTGGATGGATAAGTATCAGCTACTCATCGACTTAGGTAATGAGCAGGAGCCGCTGGACGATAAGTATAAAACAGAACAGAACCTGATTGACGGCTGTCAGAGTCGTGTATGGTTGCAGGCCGACCTGGTGGATGGTAACATTCACTTCAGCGCCGAGAGCGATGCCTTGATTGTAAAGGGTATCGTGGCCCTGTTGATACGCGTGCTGAGCGACCACACGCCACAGGAGATTCTGAATGCCGACCTGTATTTTATTGAGCAGATAGGACTGAAAGAGCATCTGTCGCCTACTCGCAGCAACGGACTGCTGGCTATGGTTAAGCAGATAAAGATGTACGCACTGGCGTTTAACGAGACATTGAAGAATTAA
- a CDS encoding peptidase U32 family protein gives MIQDYEIMAPVGSRESLAAAIQAGADSIYFGIEKLNMRAHSATTFTIDDLREIAQTCDEHGIKSYLTVNTIIYGEDIPLMHEIIDAAKQAGISAVIASDVAVMTYCRKVGQEVHLSTQLNISNIEALKFYAQFADVVVLARELNMDQVAEIFRQVEEEHICGPSGKQIRIEMFCHGALCMAISGKCYMSLHAANRSANRGECIQICRRSYTATDNETGYQLDIDNKYIMSPKDLKTVRFIDRMMKSGVRVFKIEGRARGPEYVYTVVTAYKEAIKAVLDGTFTEEKKDEWDARLATVFNRGFWDGYYQGQTMGEWNKHYGSNATERKVYIGKGVKYFSNLGVAEFTVEANTFKVGDKMLITGPTTGVMYVTAEEIHGDNGPVEVAEKGTRVSIAVTGKVRQSDKLFKLEQVEPAE, from the coding sequence ATGATACAAGATTACGAAATAATGGCACCTGTGGGCTCGCGCGAGAGCCTTGCAGCTGCAATACAGGCTGGTGCCGACAGTATTTACTTCGGCATCGAGAAGTTGAACATGCGTGCCCATTCGGCAACTACTTTTACCATCGACGATCTGCGCGAGATTGCCCAGACCTGCGATGAACATGGCATTAAGAGCTACCTTACAGTTAATACCATCATCTATGGCGAGGATATCCCCTTGATGCACGAGATTATCGATGCCGCCAAGCAGGCTGGCATTTCGGCTGTGATTGCCAGCGATGTGGCTGTAATGACCTACTGTCGCAAGGTGGGTCAGGAGGTTCACCTCTCAACCCAACTTAACATCTCTAATATCGAGGCCCTGAAGTTCTACGCACAGTTTGCCGATGTGGTAGTGCTGGCCCGCGAGCTGAACATGGACCAGGTGGCCGAGATTTTCCGTCAGGTTGAGGAGGAGCACATCTGCGGTCCCAGTGGCAAGCAGATACGTATCGAGATGTTCTGTCATGGTGCCCTGTGCATGGCCATCAGCGGTAAGTGCTACATGAGTTTGCATGCTGCTAACCGCAGTGCCAACCGCGGCGAGTGCATTCAGATTTGTCGCCGTTCGTACACCGCTACCGACAACGAGACTGGCTACCAGCTGGATATCGACAATAAATATATTATGAGTCCGAAGGATCTGAAGACCGTACGCTTTATCGACCGTATGATGAAGAGCGGCGTGCGTGTATTTAAGATCGAGGGTCGTGCCCGTGGTCCCGAATATGTTTACACCGTGGTTACTGCCTACAAGGAGGCCATTAAGGCTGTGCTGGATGGTACGTTTACCGAGGAGAAGAAGGACGAGTGGGATGCCCGTCTGGCTACTGTGTTTAACCGCGGTTTCTGGGATGGCTACTATCAGGGTCAGACCATGGGCGAGTGGAACAAACACTATGGTAGTAACGCCACCGAGCGCAAGGTTTACATTGGTAAGGGCGTGAAATACTTCTCGAACCTGGGTGTGGCTGAGTTTACGGTTGAGGCAAACACCTTTAAGGTAGGCGACAAGATGCTGATTACCGGTCCTACCACCGGTGTGATGTATGTAACGGCCGAAGAGATTCACGGCGATAACGGTCCGGTTGAGGTTGCCGAGAAGGGCACCCGCGTATCGATAGCCGTAACAGGCAAGGTACGTCAGAGCGATAAGCTGTTTAAACTCGAACAGGTTGAACCTGCTGAATAA
- a CDS encoding amidohydrolase family protein, with the protein MEKLIIDAHSHLWLNQDTVVNNQRICQLEPNRSRSLFFGEERQMLPPFMTDGQNTAERFLSNMDYAQVAAAVVTQEFIDGIQNSYLLQVESRYPNRFFTFGMLDYRNPDFMQNAPGVVEAFKGIKIPAARLPQQFLTDAMLQLLQLMEKQGKILGIELQDGDTQVGQMEELIQECPNLKIAIGHFGMVTREGWMSQISLARHKNVYVESGGITWLFNDEFYPFPSAIRAIKQAADEVGMDKLMWGSDYPRTITAITYKMSYDFVEKSADLTADEKRMFLGQNAKQFFGFGELPELPYIKNMSE; encoded by the coding sequence ATGGAAAAACTCATAATTGATGCCCACAGTCATCTGTGGCTGAACCAGGACACGGTGGTTAACAACCAGCGTATCTGCCAGTTAGAGCCCAACCGCAGTCGCTCGCTGTTTTTCGGCGAGGAGCGACAGATGTTGCCGCCATTTATGACCGACGGACAGAATACGGCCGAGCGCTTTCTGAGTAACATGGACTACGCCCAGGTGGCAGCCGCCGTGGTTACGCAGGAGTTTATCGACGGCATACAAAATAGCTACCTGCTACAGGTAGAGAGCCGCTACCCCAACCGTTTTTTCACCTTCGGTATGCTGGATTACCGCAATCCCGACTTTATGCAGAACGCTCCAGGCGTGGTAGAGGCCTTTAAAGGCATCAAGATACCCGCTGCCCGATTACCCCAGCAGTTCCTAACCGATGCAATGTTGCAGTTGTTGCAGTTGATGGAGAAGCAGGGTAAGATACTAGGCATCGAGTTGCAGGACGGCGACACACAGGTAGGACAGATGGAAGAGCTGATACAGGAGTGCCCCAACCTGAAAATAGCCATCGGCCATTTCGGCATGGTAACACGCGAGGGTTGGATGAGTCAGATTAGCCTGGCACGCCACAAGAACGTATACGTGGAAAGCGGTGGTATTACCTGGCTGTTTAACGACGAGTTCTACCCCTTCCCATCAGCCATCCGCGCCATTAAGCAGGCTGCCGACGAGGTGGGCATGGACAAGTTGATGTGGGGTAGCGATTATCCCCGCACCATCACCGCCATCACCTACAAGATGAGTTACGACTTTGTAGAAAAATCGGCCGACCTAACCGCCGATGAGAAGCGTATGTTCCTAGGCCAGAACGCCAAGCAGTTCTTCGGCTTCGGCGAGCTGCCCGAGCTCCCTTACATCAAAAACATGAGCGAATAG
- a CDS encoding SpoIIE family protein phosphatase, with product MNEVIAYIRRKLSIRVSLWVVMFAAVIFVAALGFLFYQSREAVRQEAIHRATTILDRTSLQVEGILNRVEVATNMTVWLVQRHPNVADSMFVYSEGTLRNNPDFYSCSIAFEPYYFKEYGRYFSAYSKYEGDSIRTLQGGSDNYQYFFMDWYLMPTLLGHPCWTDPYMDLDAPTNTYEMVTTYCQAIKNKQGAVIGVINTSLSINWLSQTISAVKPYPNSYSIMIGRGGTYFVHPDSTKITRQTIFTQTMLEPDTALTALGHAMQRGEEGMRRMVIDGKDSYVFYKPLGKTGCSMAIVCPESDIFGGFNRLRHTVMGIVFVGLLVMLCVFINVITRELKPLHRLAREAETIASGNFDAELPDFERTDEIGQLSHSFGYMQQSLVRYIDELKLTTAQKASIESELNVASNIQMSMLPSVFPNREGLDMHASMTPAKEVGGDLYGYLLKGDNLYFCVGDVSGKGVPASLFMAQVTRLFRTLANQQMAPADICTHMNEALSGDENPTNMFVTMFVGMVNLQSGHLKFCNAGHNPPVIGGGEHHGEFLQMLPNFPIGVLPGLEFQGEEIDTIKGRALFLYTDGLNEAENREHEQFGDDQLLSILRNTHFESAQQVVETLYNEVQRHRDGADPNDDLTMMCLRMQ from the coding sequence ATGAATGAAGTAATTGCATATATACGTCGTAAGCTATCCATCAGGGTTAGTTTGTGGGTGGTAATGTTTGCCGCCGTTATCTTTGTGGCTGCCCTCGGGTTCCTGTTCTATCAGTCGCGCGAGGCAGTGCGCCAGGAGGCCATCCATCGTGCCACCACCATTCTTGATCGTACATCGCTGCAGGTAGAGGGTATCCTGAACCGTGTTGAGGTGGCCACTAACATGACCGTGTGGCTGGTGCAGCGCCATCCTAACGTGGCCGACTCGATGTTTGTGTATAGCGAGGGTACTCTGCGTAATAATCCCGATTTCTACTCGTGCTCAATCGCCTTCGAGCCTTACTATTTCAAGGAGTATGGCCGTTATTTCTCGGCCTACTCAAAATACGAGGGCGACAGTATTCGTACCCTGCAGGGCGGTAGCGATAACTACCAGTACTTTTTTATGGACTGGTACCTGATGCCCACGTTGCTGGGGCACCCCTGCTGGACCGATCCTTACATGGATCTTGATGCGCCCACCAATACTTACGAGATGGTTACTACCTACTGTCAGGCCATCAAAAACAAGCAGGGCGCGGTAATTGGCGTTATCAACACCAGTTTGTCTATCAACTGGTTGTCGCAAACCATCTCGGCAGTAAAACCCTATCCTAACTCTTACAGTATTATGATAGGTCGTGGCGGTACGTACTTTGTGCATCCCGACAGTACCAAGATTACCCGACAGACTATTTTTACGCAGACCATGCTGGAGCCCGACACGGCTCTGACAGCCCTGGGCCATGCCATGCAGCGTGGCGAAGAGGGTATGCGCCGTATGGTGATAGATGGCAAGGATAGCTACGTGTTCTACAAGCCGCTGGGCAAAACGGGCTGCTCTATGGCCATTGTGTGCCCCGAGAGCGACATTTTTGGCGGCTTTAACCGCCTGCGCCACACCGTGATGGGTATTGTGTTTGTTGGCTTGTTGGTTATGTTGTGCGTATTTATTAATGTAATTACGCGCGAGCTCAAGCCTTTGCACCGCCTGGCACGCGAGGCCGAGACCATCGCCTCGGGTAATTTTGATGCCGAACTGCCCGACTTTGAGCGTACCGACGAGATTGGTCAGCTCAGTCACTCGTTCGGTTACATGCAGCAATCACTGGTAAGGTATATCGACGAGCTGAAGCTTACCACCGCCCAGAAAGCGTCTATTGAGAGTGAGCTTAACGTGGCCAGCAACATACAGATGAGCATGCTGCCCAGTGTGTTCCCCAACCGCGAGGGACTGGATATGCATGCCTCAATGACACCCGCCAAGGAGGTTGGTGGCGACCTTTACGGCTATCTGCTCAAGGGCGATAACCTGTACTTCTGCGTGGGCGATGTGAGTGGTAAGGGTGTGCCAGCCTCGCTGTTTATGGCGCAGGTAACCCGCCTGTTCCGTACGCTGGCCAACCAGCAGATGGCACCTGCCGATATCTGTACCCACATGAACGAGGCCCTGTCGGGCGACGAGAACCCCACCAACATGTTTGTAACCATGTTTGTGGGCATGGTTAATCTGCAGTCGGGTCACCTCAAGTTCTGTAATGCCGGTCATAATCCACCTGTGATAGGTGGTGGCGAGCACCATGGTGAGTTCCTGCAGATGCTGCCTAACTTCCCTATCGGTGTGCTGCCGGGTTTGGAGTTCCAGGGCGAGGAGATTGATACCATCAAGGGACGTGCGCTGTTCCTTTATACCGACGGACTGAACGAGGCCGAGAACCGCGAGCACGAGCAGTTTGGCGACGACCAGCTGCTATCTATCCTGCGCAACACCCATTTCGAGAGCGCCCAGCAGGTAGTTGAAACCCTTTATAACGAGGTTCAGCGCCACCGCGACGGCGCCGATCCGAACGACGATCTTACCATGATGTGCCTGCGCATGCAGTAA
- a CDS encoding C1 family peptidase yields the protein MKLKTVMACAVALVMLMGSCAHQPSVYTPGGKHFTNEVLNRMTPIKDQGESQTCWIYAMLAAIETEHLSWGDSVNLSPYYIEKMIEQEKACPATKRGEPTTLISMIEKYGICGYDAMRKITTPAPQWVFMLGAQYTPQEFARSVCKPGEYIALTSNSHQSYNEEAELEVPDNWTHERYLNIPMDSLLAKTERAVRNHHGVCWEDENHAMAIVGLAHDEDGERYFIMKNSWGDQGPYGGLEYYPMARFCQETVAVEMTNQAYQN from the coding sequence ATGAAACTTAAAACCGTGATGGCATGTGCAGTTGCTTTGGTGATGCTGATGGGAAGTTGTGCCCACCAGCCAAGTGTCTATACCCCTGGGGGCAAGCACTTTACCAACGAAGTACTGAACCGCATGACCCCCATTAAGGACCAGGGCGAAAGCCAGACTTGCTGGATTTACGCCATGCTGGCCGCCATTGAGACCGAGCACCTGAGCTGGGGCGACTCGGTAAACCTGTCACCCTACTATATCGAGAAGATGATTGAGCAGGAGAAGGCCTGTCCCGCCACCAAGCGTGGCGAGCCCACCACCCTTATCAGCATGATTGAGAAATACGGCATATGCGGCTACGACGCCATGCGCAAGATTACGACGCCCGCCCCCCAGTGGGTGTTTATGCTGGGCGCACAGTACACCCCGCAGGAGTTTGCCCGCAGCGTGTGCAAGCCTGGCGAGTACATTGCCCTGACCAGCAACAGCCATCAGTCCTATAACGAGGAGGCCGAGCTGGAGGTGCCCGACAACTGGACCCACGAGCGCTATCTGAACATACCGATGGACTCGCTGCTGGCTAAGACCGAGCGTGCCGTGCGTAACCACCACGGTGTGTGCTGGGAAGACGAGAACCACGCCATGGCCATCGTAGGCTTGGCCCACGACGAGGATGGCGAGCGCTACTTTATCATGAAGAACTCGTGGGGCGACCAAGGTCCGTACGGCGGACTGGAATACTATCCCATGGCACGTTTCTGCCAGGAAACCGTAGCCGTAGAGATGACTAACCAAGCATATCAGAACTAA
- a CDS encoding deoxynucleoside kinase → MHIAVAGNIGSGKTTLTKLLAHRYNWIPRFEPVDNNPYLADFYADMPRWSFNLQIYFLNKRFKEVVEISQSKDTLIQDRTIFEDARIFAPNLHDQGMMSDRDFANYTDLFDLMMSLVKLPDLMIYIRSSIPTLVEQIAKRGREYEQTMRLDYLQGLEKRYEDWIATYKGPLIIVNGDTCKFGDRPEDFQKVCELIDQKLYGLFPME, encoded by the coding sequence ATGCATATTGCAGTAGCAGGAAACATTGGTAGTGGCAAGACCACGCTTACTAAGTTGTTGGCACATCGTTACAACTGGATTCCCCGTTTCGAACCAGTTGATAATAACCCGTATCTGGCTGATTTCTATGCCGATATGCCTCGTTGGTCGTTTAATCTTCAGATCTATTTCCTGAACAAACGTTTTAAGGAGGTGGTTGAGATTTCGCAGAGCAAGGATACTCTGATTCAGGATCGTACCATTTTTGAGGACGCTCGCATTTTTGCGCCCAACCTGCACGATCAGGGAATGATGAGCGATCGCGACTTTGCTAACTATACCGACCTGTTCGACCTGATGATGTCGCTCGTGAAACTGCCCGACCTGATGATTTATATCCGTTCGAGCATACCTACGCTGGTAGAGCAGATTGCCAAGCGCGGACGTGAGTACGAGCAGACCATGCGCCTGGATTACCTGCAGGGATTGGAGAAACGTTACGAGGACTGGATTGCTACCTACAAAGGTCCGCTGATTATTGTGAATGGTGATACCTGTAAGTTTGGCGATCGTCCAGAGGACTTCCAGAAGGTTTGCGAACTTATCGACCAGAAGCTGTACGGTCTCTTCCCCATGGAGTAA
- a CDS encoding ABC transporter substrate-binding protein, with the protein MVPFTMAAQDETIVFTPQWTAQAQFAGYYVAEAKGFYREAGVKVRIEHPTPTQPAMARLQQNRCQATTLQLCQALEIVDGGVPLVNILQTSMNNAMVIVSARNEDPLKQKGARVGIWSVGFGQLAICMSIMDHLNYEFVRFAQNVNLFVAGALDATLAMSYNEYYQLVQAGITVTDKNVYRFCDHGYNVQEDGVYMARSYYEKHRDKAMRFAQASKKGWEYVAKHPDEALDIVMKYVDREKIGTNRVMQQLMLKEVLRLQVDRESKKREFRLRPDMVKRASHLMVQNRMLDREVTYQELIAK; encoded by the coding sequence ATGGTACCGTTTACAATGGCGGCACAGGACGAAACCATTGTGTTTACCCCCCAGTGGACGGCGCAGGCGCAGTTTGCCGGCTATTATGTGGCCGAGGCCAAGGGCTTTTACCGCGAGGCCGGTGTAAAGGTGCGTATTGAGCACCCCACGCCCACGCAGCCCGCCATGGCCCGATTGCAGCAGAACCGGTGCCAGGCCACCACGTTGCAATTGTGCCAGGCCTTGGAGATAGTGGATGGCGGCGTACCACTGGTAAACATTCTGCAAACATCCATGAACAACGCCATGGTGATTGTATCGGCCCGTAACGAGGACCCGCTCAAGCAAAAGGGCGCTCGCGTGGGTATCTGGAGTGTGGGCTTCGGTCAGCTGGCCATCTGCATGAGTATCATGGATCACCTGAACTACGAGTTTGTGCGTTTTGCCCAGAACGTGAATCTGTTTGTGGCGGGGGCTCTGGATGCTACGCTGGCAATGAGCTACAACGAGTACTACCAGCTGGTGCAAGCAGGTATTACCGTAACCGATAAGAACGTGTACCGATTTTGCGACCACGGCTACAACGTGCAGGAGGATGGTGTGTACATGGCGCGCAGCTACTACGAGAAGCACCGCGACAAGGCCATGCGCTTTGCCCAGGCCAGCAAGAAAGGGTGGGAGTATGTGGCTAAGCACCCCGACGAAGCGCTTGATATCGTGATGAAGTATGTGGACAGGGAGAAGATTGGTACCAACCGTGTGATGCAGCAGCTGATGCTGAAGGAGGTGTTGCGACTGCAGGTGGATCGCGAGTCGAAGAAGCGCGAGTTCCGTTTGCGCCCCGATATGGTAAAACGTGCCAGCCACCTGATGGTACAGAACCGCATGCTTGATCGCGAGGTAACATACCAGGAGTTAATAGCAAAATGA